The following are encoded in a window of Fibrobacter succinogenes genomic DNA:
- a CDS encoding PHP domain-containing protein, giving the protein MQKMFSTIITENGGYADLHMHTKLSDGNLSVDELLMLCKRKGLRCISITDHDNLDSYKLAEEPAKEIGLEIIPGIEISAVWQGKDIHILGYFCDPTNLALNMELEDFAKQRIARVKAIIKKLNALGIGITFEKVHSYCKGKIIGRPHIAMSLVDEEYISNFSEAFTKYLGDGCIAFVEKKGLNPQETIRLIENAGGIAVLAHPYKSGLSDQFIENMVEWGIQGMEVYSPAQKGAVGRKYKEMAQKFGLVGTGGSDFHTESGTYLPGCMKMPYTVVQALRERREKSRAEWF; this is encoded by the coding sequence ATGCAAAAGATGTTTTCGACAATCATCACTGAAAATGGCGGCTATGCGGACTTGCACATGCACACCAAGCTCTCGGATGGCAATCTTTCAGTCGATGAATTGCTCATGCTTTGCAAACGCAAAGGACTTCGCTGCATATCCATCACGGACCACGATAATCTTGATAGCTACAAGCTTGCCGAAGAACCCGCCAAGGAAATCGGCCTCGAAATCATTCCGGGAATCGAAATTTCTGCGGTATGGCAAGGCAAGGACATCCACATTCTAGGCTACTTCTGCGACCCGACGAACCTCGCCCTCAACATGGAACTTGAGGATTTCGCAAAGCAGCGCATTGCACGCGTGAAGGCGATTATCAAAAAACTGAACGCACTTGGCATTGGCATCACGTTCGAAAAAGTGCACTCATACTGCAAGGGTAAAATCATTGGGCGTCCGCACATCGCCATGTCGCTCGTCGATGAAGAATACATTTCGAACTTCTCCGAGGCGTTCACGAAATACCTTGGCGACGGCTGCATTGCCTTCGTCGAAAAGAAGGGGTTGAACCCGCAAGAAACAATTCGCTTGATCGAAAATGCGGGTGGCATTGCCGTCCTCGCCCACCCATACAAGTCCGGCCTCAGCGACCAGTTCATCGAAAACATGGTGGAATGGGGCATACAAGGCATGGAAGTCTACAGCCCGGCGCAAAAGGGGGCTGTTGGCCGCAAGTACAAAGAAATGGCGCAAAAGTTCGGGCTTGTGGGCACCGGCGGTTCAGACTTTCACACCGAAAGCGGAACCTACCTCCCAGGTTGCATGAAAATGCCCTACACCGTCGTCCAGGCACTCCGAGAAAGGCGCGAAAAATCTCGTGCAGAATGGTTCTAA
- a CDS encoding calcium/sodium antiporter — MILSVAAIVVGLVLLVWSADRFVDGAVGVAQFFGMSTFLIGMLIVGFGTSAPEMVVSVLSAMNNTPQLALGNAYGSNIANIALILGVTALIIPVVVKKEAMKRDIPILIAMTVLTILLLMDGNVSFVDGVILLFAFAGITAFNIFTELHAKRKRKKSAEDADLETPAEKVSIVKSSLLLLFGLVLLIASSRMLVWGAINVAQALGVSDLLIGLTIVAVGTSLPELASSIAAARKGENDLAVGNVIGSNIFNTLVVVGIAAVITPIKAMDAEVLSRDLPIMCSLTLLLFLICFPFFKSKRAKASRKKNEQFGFGRIGGALFLSLYVAYLVLLGVTTV; from the coding sequence ATGATTCTATCAGTTGCGGCCATTGTCGTGGGCCTTGTTCTTCTGGTCTGGAGTGCAGACCGGTTTGTGGATGGGGCCGTCGGCGTGGCCCAATTTTTTGGCATGAGCACATTCCTTATCGGGATGCTGATTGTGGGGTTTGGAACGTCTGCACCGGAAATGGTCGTTTCCGTTTTGTCTGCAATGAACAACACTCCGCAACTTGCCCTTGGAAACGCTTACGGTTCCAATATTGCAAACATCGCGTTAATCCTTGGCGTGACGGCGCTGATTATTCCGGTAGTCGTAAAGAAAGAGGCGATGAAACGCGATATTCCGATTCTGATCGCAATGACTGTTTTGACGATTTTGTTGCTGATGGATGGAAATGTTTCGTTTGTCGATGGCGTAATTCTTTTGTTCGCATTCGCGGGGATTACCGCGTTCAACATCTTTACGGAACTGCATGCAAAGCGTAAACGAAAAAAATCGGCTGAGGATGCAGATTTGGAAACGCCCGCCGAAAAAGTTTCAATCGTCAAATCATCGTTGTTGTTGCTCTTCGGACTTGTTCTTTTGATTGCAAGTTCGAGAATGCTAGTGTGGGGGGCTATCAATGTGGCTCAGGCGCTTGGCGTGAGTGACTTGCTGATTGGGCTTACCATTGTAGCGGTTGGGACTTCGCTTCCTGAACTAGCGAGTTCTATTGCGGCAGCACGCAAGGGCGAGAACGATTTAGCGGTAGGAAACGTTATTGGGTCTAATATTTTTAATACGCTTGTTGTCGTTGGAATTGCAGCTGTAATTACACCGATCAAGGCTATGGATGCAGAAGTGCTGAGTCGAGATTTGCCGATAATGTGTTCACTCACGCTTTTGCTTTTCTTGATTTGTTTCCCGTTTTTCAAGAGCAAACGCGCAAAAGCATCTCGCAAGAAGAATGAACAATTTGGTTTTGGCCGTATCGGCGGTGCTCTGTTCTTGAGCTTGTATGTTGCGTATCTCGTGTTGCTCGGTGTAACAACTGTGTAA
- a CDS encoding viroplasmin family protein has protein sequence MPKQKFYAVKSENEKKIVTTWTECEKLTHGVKGVLFKSFGSREEAQAWLDGMEAPAPDGIRVFVDGSFSPGFGPAGWAFVVTEDDKELARGSGITAFDAESRNIDGEVMASFQAMRWLDAHDINGVICHDYEGIARWAKGEWQAKSNIAQMYVKAAKPYLHRVQFEKVAAHTGVKWNELVDKLAKEAIAKARKK, from the coding sequence ATGCCTAAACAAAAGTTCTATGCTGTTAAAAGCGAAAATGAAAAGAAAATCGTGACCACGTGGACCGAATGTGAAAAACTGACTCACGGAGTTAAAGGTGTTTTGTTCAAATCCTTCGGTTCCCGCGAAGAAGCGCAAGCGTGGCTTGATGGGATGGAAGCGCCCGCTCCTGATGGAATCCGTGTATTTGTTGATGGATCATTTTCTCCAGGCTTTGGCCCTGCGGGATGGGCTTTTGTTGTAACTGAAGACGATAAAGAACTTGCGCGAGGTTCTGGAATAACCGCATTCGATGCAGAAAGCCGCAATATTGATGGTGAAGTGATGGCATCATTCCAGGCGATGAGATGGCTCGATGCGCACGATATAAACGGCGTGATTTGCCATGACTACGAAGGCATAGCGCGTTGGGCCAAGGGCGAATGGCAAGCCAAGAGTAATATTGCCCAAATGTACGTAAAAGCGGCCAAGCCGTACTTGCACCGCGTTCAGTTTGAAAAAGTGGCCGCCCATACAGGCGTTAAATGGAATGAACTTGTAGATAAACTAGCGAAAGAAGCCATCGCAAAAGCAAGGAAAAAATAG
- a CDS encoding agmatine/peptidylarginine deiminase has product MTKNSIRYPAEWEKQSATWLAFPHNKTNWYGERGINIRKFYVELIRNITEFQPVNLLLPAKNFLTDEEKAALANRPFPVNFIVIKTNDIWIRDYGPFFMKKGDKKVVTETQFNAWGAKFPPWGLDNAIPQKIAEKQGLPLNESVPFIFEGGAIEVNGDGLGITTEDCLVGKNRNDEKDLKKVVKALCKAFGLKELLVLPHGLHGDHTDGHIDNVARFVEKDRVVMCMTDNKRSPNYAILTEAKQFIESWLKDHYENAKVDTLPLPPQRVLDDGQILPASYMNYIYVNGGLIFPKYKSPNDAKAKSYFESVYPDRKVIGIDCRTVIEEGGSLHCMSKHEND; this is encoded by the coding sequence ATGACGAAAAATTCTATTCGTTATCCGGCGGAATGGGAAAAGCAGAGCGCTACATGGCTAGCATTCCCGCATAACAAGACGAACTGGTATGGTGAACGCGGCATCAATATCCGCAAGTTCTACGTAGAACTTATCCGTAACATCACGGAATTCCAGCCGGTGAACTTATTGCTCCCCGCCAAAAACTTCTTGACCGACGAAGAAAAGGCGGCTCTCGCCAATCGTCCGTTCCCGGTGAACTTCATCGTCATCAAGACGAACGATATCTGGATTCGCGACTACGGTCCGTTCTTTATGAAGAAGGGCGACAAGAAGGTTGTCACTGAAACGCAGTTTAACGCCTGGGGCGCCAAGTTCCCGCCATGGGGACTCGACAACGCCATCCCGCAAAAAATTGCCGAAAAGCAAGGACTCCCGCTCAACGAAAGCGTTCCGTTCATTTTTGAAGGCGGCGCTATTGAAGTCAACGGTGACGGTCTCGGAATCACGACCGAAGATTGCCTCGTCGGCAAGAACCGCAATGATGAAAAGGACTTGAAGAAAGTCGTGAAGGCTCTTTGCAAGGCCTTTGGCCTCAAGGAATTGCTCGTGCTCCCGCACGGTTTGCATGGCGACCACACGGACGGCCACATCGATAACGTCGCACGATTCGTGGAAAAAGACCGCGTTGTCATGTGCATGACCGACAACAAGCGCTCCCCGAACTACGCGATTTTGACCGAAGCCAAACAGTTCATCGAAAGCTGGCTCAAGGATCATTACGAAAACGCCAAGGTCGATACGCTCCCGCTCCCACCGCAGCGCGTGCTCGATGACGGCCAGATTCTCCCGGCATCGTATATGAACTACATATACGTGAACGGAGGACTCATCTTCCCGAAATACAAGAGCCCGAACGATGCAAAGGCCAAGAGCTATTTCGAAAGCGTATATCCAGACCGCAAGGTGATAGGCATTGATTGCCGCACCGTGATTGAAGAAGGCGGCAGTCTCCACTGCATGAGCAAGCATGAGAATGATTAG
- a CDS encoding FISUMP domain-containing protein — MLDERQKTLSCWKNFATIAFIALIFAACTDYDDVFEDNFGYGQSSKGSEFDSNAMTLKDNRDDHVYNVAWVGSLYWMMENLSYEYYSTGKDYYLITACPTETVNGKGDCESTGFLYPGKRLEHACPSGWRLPSLEEWHEFYNSSEFQSQSGSVPYKGYIGGDHSWNQNREAAFYWASEYRTGNYRNCISFTSGRNSFESGSLCHEQWKMAVRCVKEAGAELPSIDNERVKINVYVKPTAYQNESNCTVANGWQNCSDFFIKVENMSSIDLPEVQLHFYLGAYDGLETSVSWISSSFDANGKAASFPQISFGNQTKDDYRRYYLPINIQGTLYSGGYTVFQVKWLNATFAEFDRKAWSLMPQTDAYALEYFEGIDLTQAPYFTGSETQEIEKNSSGEEVNAYTLDPYIPVYYRGKRISGYAPGDKE, encoded by the coding sequence ATGTTAGACGAAAGACAAAAGACCTTGTCATGCTGGAAAAACTTTGCAACGATTGCATTTATTGCATTAATCTTTGCAGCGTGTACCGATTATGATGACGTATTCGAAGATAATTTTGGATATGGGCAAAGTAGCAAAGGAAGTGAATTTGATTCCAATGCAATGACTTTAAAAGACAATCGTGATGATCATGTCTATAATGTGGCTTGGGTGGGTTCTCTTTACTGGATGATGGAAAACCTCTCTTATGAGTACTACAGCACAGGCAAGGATTATTACCTTATTACAGCTTGCCCAACAGAGACTGTGAATGGAAAGGGCGATTGCGAATCAACCGGATTCCTTTATCCCGGTAAACGTCTTGAACATGCATGTCCGAGTGGCTGGCGCTTGCCTAGTCTTGAAGAATGGCATGAGTTTTATAACTCATCGGAATTTCAGAGCCAATCTGGAAGTGTGCCTTATAAGGGATACATTGGTGGAGACCATTCTTGGAACCAGAATAGAGAGGCTGCATTTTATTGGGCAAGCGAATACCGTACGGGTAATTACAGAAATTGCATTAGCTTCACATCAGGGCGCAATTCTTTTGAATCCGGTAGCTTATGCCATGAACAGTGGAAAATGGCCGTTCGTTGCGTCAAGGAGGCTGGTGCGGAACTTCCTTCAATTGACAATGAACGTGTTAAAATAAATGTTTATGTAAAGCCAACAGCTTATCAAAATGAATCAAATTGTACTGTAGCAAATGGATGGCAAAATTGCAGTGATTTCTTTATTAAAGTTGAAAACATGAGTTCAATTGATTTGCCGGAAGTTCAACTTCATTTTTATCTTGGTGCTTATGATGGCCTAGAAACGTCTGTTAGTTGGATTAGTTCATCTTTCGATGCTAATGGGAAGGCTGCGTCTTTTCCGCAAATTAGTTTTGGCAATCAAACGAAGGATGACTATAGAAGATATTATTTGCCCATCAATATTCAAGGTACGCTATATTCTGGAGGATATACTGTTTTTCAAGTAAAGTGGTTAAATGCAACATTTGCTGAATTTGATCGAAAGGCGTGGTCCTTGATGCCGCAAACAGATGCTTATGCTCTTGAATATTTTGAAGGAATTGATCTCACGCAAGCTCCATATTTTACTGGTTCTGAAACCCAAGAAATCGAAAAGAATTCAAGTGGCGAAGAGGTAAATGCTTATACGCTTGATCCCTATATTCCCGTATATTATCGGGGTAAAAGGATTTCTGGTTATGCTCCAGGCGATAAAGAGTGA
- a CDS encoding M17 family metallopeptidase: MKTIIVNTASGKANTSALFFVKKSVQFSNVLSEEAEKQVESVLNGMDEGPFEDLEFLEIDNQPTIFVNAAKERGLSSLDHLRMAAYRLAKKASKRQIPMVSIMLADAAPEQFKSILHGLYYADYKFDAYKSKQKEAFQVTFEIVAGDHATEFKKIAEDVAIENKAIVLAKNLINTCASDLYPAEFVENANTIAKYTPGLSIKVRNMKQLEKEGFMGHVTVGKGSSHEPYMITLSYDGSKTARGKKAVKNANKKARTSADHLVIVGKGLTFDTGGLCLKPPKSMPEMISDMSGAATALAAIQAIATLELPIKVSAVCCLAENAIGNKSVLPGDIFTAKNGKTVMVDNTDAEGRLVLSDGLAEAGLIGATHIVDLATLTGAMVRALGYAVAGFFSNDDALALNVINCGEACCEKFWSMPLEEEYADALKDHFADLKNTGSDAGAIAAALFLQEFVPENTAWAHWDIAGTAFVNKAWKYTEYGATGFGVQTLIELARRMSSASDESEGEESIDTDAVQCEEYKVC, translated from the coding sequence ATGAAAACAATTATTGTGAATACCGCTTCGGGCAAAGCCAATACTAGCGCCCTATTTTTTGTTAAAAAATCTGTCCAATTTTCCAACGTTCTCTCGGAAGAAGCCGAAAAGCAAGTCGAATCCGTACTGAACGGCATGGACGAGGGTCCGTTCGAAGATTTGGAATTTTTGGAAATCGACAACCAGCCTACCATTTTTGTAAACGCCGCCAAGGAACGCGGACTCTCCTCGCTCGACCACTTGCGCATGGCAGCATACCGCCTAGCCAAGAAAGCAAGCAAGCGCCAAATCCCGATGGTTTCCATCATGCTTGCCGATGCGGCGCCAGAACAGTTCAAGAGCATTTTGCACGGACTCTACTACGCCGATTACAAATTCGATGCTTACAAGAGCAAGCAGAAAGAAGCCTTCCAGGTTACGTTCGAAATCGTCGCTGGCGATCATGCCACTGAATTCAAGAAGATTGCAGAAGATGTCGCCATCGAAAACAAGGCTATTGTCCTCGCGAAGAACTTGATTAACACATGCGCTTCGGACCTCTACCCCGCTGAATTTGTAGAAAATGCAAATACGATTGCGAAGTACACGCCGGGACTTTCAATCAAGGTACGCAACATGAAGCAACTCGAAAAAGAAGGCTTCATGGGACATGTGACTGTTGGCAAGGGCAGCTCGCACGAGCCGTACATGATTACGCTCTCTTATGATGGTAGTAAGACCGCTCGCGGGAAAAAAGCCGTCAAAAACGCTAATAAAAAAGCGCGCACTTCTGCAGACCACTTGGTTATTGTCGGTAAGGGACTTACATTCGATACAGGCGGACTTTGTCTGAAACCGCCCAAATCCATGCCCGAGATGATTAGCGACATGAGCGGTGCCGCAACAGCACTTGCAGCCATCCAAGCCATCGCCACGCTTGAGCTCCCCATTAAGGTGAGCGCCGTATGCTGCCTTGCAGAAAATGCAATTGGCAACAAGTCCGTGCTACCAGGAGATATCTTTACCGCGAAAAACGGCAAAACTGTTATGGTCGATAATACCGATGCCGAAGGACGCCTCGTGCTCTCGGATGGCCTTGCCGAAGCAGGGCTCATCGGTGCAACGCACATCGTGGACCTTGCCACGCTCACTGGAGCCATGGTTCGCGCACTCGGCTATGCCGTTGCAGGATTCTTCAGCAACGACGACGCCCTTGCATTGAACGTTATCAACTGCGGCGAAGCCTGCTGCGAAAAGTTCTGGAGCATGCCGCTGGAAGAAGAATACGCCGACGCATTGAAGGACCATTTCGCAGACCTCAAGAACACCGGAAGCGACGCTGGCGCCATTGCCGCAGCGCTCTTCTTGCAAGAATTTGTTCCAGAAAACACCGCTTGGGCTCACTGGGATATCGCAGGCACTGCATTCGTGAACAAAGCTTGGAAATACACCGAATACGGCGCAACAGGCTTTGGCGTGCAGACGCTCATTGAACTTGCTCGTAGAATGTCTAGCGCAAGCGACGAAAGCGAAGGCGAAGAAAGCATCGACACCGACGCCGTTCAGTGCGAAGAATACAAAGTGTGCTAA
- the guaA gene encoding glutamine-hydrolyzing GMP synthase, protein MKNVDTIAVLDFGGQYAHLIANRVRRLGVFTEIHSPAAPVSELEGVKGIIYSGGPSSVYAADAPEYNPEILDLPVPKLGICYGHQLIAQQLGGHVEPGKVKEYGIADLIVGDEKCPILKDLPKASPMWMSHGDQVTKLPEGYKIVASTKDCEIAAVAFDSDKPERQIFGIQFHPEVTHSKFGMKLLENFIDFTGAKKTWNMKSYLPLITQRIKDQVKDRKVFLLVSGGVDSTVAFVLLNRVLGPEKVLGLHVDNGMMRLGESQKIMEFLKAEGMNNLKVRDASEHFLAKLAGVTAPETKRGIIGKEFLTVKDEEMAKLNLDPNQWMMAQGTIYPDTIESGGTKNADKIKTHHNRVQEVLDLMEKGLVLEPLADLYKDEVRALGEELGIPHSLVWRHPFPGPGLGVRLLCSDGKLSSDMVKFEDVKDTSGQSLADYLKANNIAGRLLPIKSVGVQGDGRTYAQPFLITTPGLSWKDCEKFSTELANRFKAINRVIYQIGSMADEDPKLVEQYATRENFDTLRKFDNICTEFLQANDLYEKIWQMPVVLVPLRTANKPCIVMRPVNSTEAMTANFAEIDQGMLAGLWRKFEAEGAGSLWYDVTHKPPGTIEWE, encoded by the coding sequence ATGAAGAACGTTGATACAATTGCCGTTTTGGACTTTGGCGGGCAGTACGCCCACCTGATTGCTAACCGCGTGCGCCGTTTGGGCGTATTTACCGAAATCCACTCCCCTGCCGCCCCGGTCAGCGAACTGGAAGGCGTGAAGGGAATCATCTACAGTGGTGGCCCATCTAGCGTGTATGCGGCCGACGCCCCAGAATACAATCCCGAGATTTTGGACCTCCCGGTGCCGAAGCTCGGCATCTGCTACGGTCACCAACTCATCGCCCAGCAGTTGGGCGGTCACGTGGAACCGGGCAAGGTCAAGGAATACGGCATCGCCGACCTTATCGTGGGCGACGAGAAGTGCCCGATTCTGAAGGACCTCCCGAAGGCTAGCCCCATGTGGATGAGCCACGGAGACCAGGTGACGAAGCTCCCTGAAGGCTACAAGATCGTGGCCAGCACCAAGGACTGCGAAATCGCGGCCGTCGCGTTCGACAGCGACAAGCCCGAACGCCAGATTTTCGGCATCCAGTTCCATCCGGAAGTCACGCACAGCAAGTTCGGCATGAAGTTGCTCGAAAACTTTATCGACTTCACGGGCGCGAAGAAGACTTGGAACATGAAGAGCTACCTGCCGCTCATTACGCAGCGCATCAAGGACCAGGTCAAGGACCGCAAGGTGTTCTTGCTCGTGTCTGGCGGTGTGGACTCCACTGTGGCATTCGTGCTCTTGAATCGCGTGCTGGGCCCCGAAAAGGTTCTCGGCTTGCACGTGGATAACGGCATGATGCGCCTCGGCGAATCCCAGAAGATTATGGAATTTTTGAAGGCCGAGGGGATGAATAATCTTAAAGTGCGCGACGCAAGCGAACACTTCCTCGCTAAGCTGGCCGGAGTGACTGCACCGGAAACCAAGCGCGGCATCATCGGTAAAGAATTCCTGACAGTGAAGGACGAGGAAATGGCAAAGCTCAACCTCGATCCGAACCAGTGGATGATGGCGCAAGGCACCATCTACCCCGATACCATTGAAAGCGGTGGCACCAAGAACGCCGACAAGATCAAGACGCACCACAACCGCGTGCAGGAAGTCTTGGACCTCATGGAAAAGGGCCTTGTGCTCGAACCGCTCGCCGACCTTTACAAGGACGAAGTCCGCGCGCTCGGCGAAGAACTCGGCATTCCGCACAGCCTCGTGTGGCGCCACCCGTTCCCGGGTCCGGGCCTCGGCGTTCGCCTGCTCTGCAGCGACGGCAAGCTCTCCAGCGACATGGTGAAGTTCGAAGACGTGAAGGATACTTCTGGCCAGTCCCTCGCCGACTACCTGAAGGCGAACAACATTGCAGGCCGCCTGCTCCCGATTAAGAGCGTGGGCGTGCAGGGCGATGGCCGTACTTACGCACAGCCGTTCCTCATCACCACTCCGGGCTTAAGCTGGAAGGATTGCGAAAAGTTCTCCACCGAACTTGCCAACCGCTTCAAGGCAATCAACCGCGTGATTTACCAGATTGGTAGCATGGCCGATGAAGACCCGAAGCTTGTGGAACAGTACGCTACCCGCGAAAACTTCGATACGCTCCGCAAGTTCGACAACATTTGTACTGAATTCTTGCAGGCAAACGACTTGTACGAAAAGATTTGGCAGATGCCTGTGGTACTCGTCCCGCTCCGCACGGCAAACAAGCCCTGCATCGTGATGCGCCCGGTGAATTCCACCGAAGCCATGACCGCAAACTTCGCCGAAATCGACCAGGGCATGCTGGCCGGACTCTGGCGCAAGTTCGAAGCAGAAGGTGCTGGCAGCCTGTGGTACGACGTGACGCACAAGCCGCCCGGAACTATTGAGTGGGAGTAG
- a CDS encoding PEGA domain-containing protein, with protein MMNRLLSAIFLLLLLVTTPFAKFVAVLETISDDKDLLTLSERHYLTNMLREQAVLELPAELNWTIMTRENILMMLPPGKSIEECEGSCLAETGKNISADYVAQARIGRVGTSISISAELYETASSKLVASFNGLGTDVNALMEVIKAKSPEFFRKARGGATGIIRTSMDGHGNQSFVVNVSTNPSGAALSIDGRPIPQCAATPCKILVEAGSHRFVAVLEHHEDGEGQFAINENGQDVSINLVPRYGTLNLDFDFKMGGNYEDLNIKVDGRRVKASKKVLMDPGTHEVSISHRCYASMSFKIGMFKDKEETFKESLKPIEGGLSLKAHSIAGVEQSLPVYVRGTKVGQTPYLGTIPVCSNIEVEDSNGRQKIDVTMNAGEVTEYDYVVREKERVIPDSSNGDLISNNLKIGESIPTNVEQPQKKSRTGLRIASGVVSALGIGTYIFSEIMMKRLSEREPSEKKEYDSRLDNIHTFMMVRGIGLITGSIGLVGLGLTFVF; from the coding sequence ATGATGAACCGGCTTTTATCGGCAATATTTTTATTGCTTTTACTCGTAACAACGCCGTTTGCAAAATTTGTCGCCGTTCTCGAAACTATTTCTGACGACAAGGATTTGTTGACGCTTTCGGAGCGGCATTATCTCACTAACATGCTCCGAGAACAGGCCGTGCTTGAGCTACCAGCCGAATTGAACTGGACCATCATGACCCGTGAAAACATTTTGATGATGCTTCCTCCAGGAAAATCCATCGAAGAATGCGAAGGAAGTTGCCTTGCCGAAACGGGTAAGAATATTTCTGCCGACTATGTGGCTCAAGCTAGAATTGGACGCGTCGGAACAAGTATCTCGATTAGTGCAGAACTTTATGAAACGGCGAGCAGCAAGTTAGTTGCAAGTTTCAATGGACTTGGAACAGACGTGAACGCATTGATGGAGGTTATCAAAGCCAAATCTCCAGAGTTCTTTAGAAAAGCTCGCGGCGGCGCCACTGGCATTATTCGCACAAGCATGGATGGACATGGCAACCAGTCTTTTGTTGTCAATGTATCGACGAATCCGTCTGGTGCAGCTCTGAGTATTGATGGAAGACCAATCCCGCAGTGTGCAGCAACTCCGTGTAAAATACTTGTAGAAGCGGGTTCTCACCGTTTTGTTGCGGTGTTGGAACATCATGAAGATGGAGAAGGTCAGTTTGCTATAAACGAAAATGGGCAAGATGTTTCGATAAATCTTGTGCCTCGTTACGGAACGTTGAATCTTGATTTCGACTTCAAAATGGGCGGAAACTACGAGGATTTGAACATCAAAGTGGATGGTCGTCGGGTTAAGGCATCGAAAAAAGTTTTGATGGATCCCGGAACGCATGAAGTATCCATTAGCCACCGTTGCTATGCTTCGATGTCTTTTAAAATAGGCATGTTTAAAGACAAAGAAGAGACTTTCAAGGAATCATTAAAACCGATAGAAGGAGGGCTTTCGCTCAAGGCTCATTCAATAGCAGGTGTCGAACAGTCGTTGCCTGTTTATGTTCGTGGAACGAAGGTTGGACAAACACCTTATCTTGGGACAATTCCGGTTTGTTCGAATATCGAAGTTGAGGATAGTAATGGTCGCCAAAAGATAGATGTTACAATGAATGCGGGCGAGGTTACTGAATATGATTATGTTGTACGAGAAAAAGAACGAGTGATTCCAGATTCTAGCAACGGAGATTTAATTTCTAATAATTTGAAAATTGGCGAAAGCATTCCCACGAATGTGGAACAACCCCAAAAGAAATCGCGCACAGGGCTTAGAATTGCGAGTGGTGTTGTGTCTGCTCTTGGCATTGGTACATACATTTTCAGTGAAATCATGATGAAGCGTCTCTCTGAAAGGGAACCTAGCGAAAAAAAGGAATACGATTCTCGACTAGACAATATCCATACTTTTATGATGGTTCGCGGAATAGGCTTAATAACAGGTAGTATTGGACTTGTTGGTTTGGGCTTAACGTTCGTGTTTTAG
- a CDS encoding outer membrane beta-barrel protein produces the protein MNLKYTGILTAFAVSAVMAQNTAPAETAAPAPAPVAEVAPVQAEPIVEQASAQTEDKFTQAEKELAPENLFSEPTAVRGADAAKPVQKKTTKKFVYRPVYSPAEIEPSRGKVKTIYVSEVASADTIDMDQLRGRIPLKFTFGIQGFVGNAFLSGDNGRYEYDRYYGLTWSAGAFALFPLDEYNMAFKTGVLFEHDNVSNSYVGEVDDKVGEWRMSFSRNRISLPLLLSLKSARSSFFFDVGVQPSFAVSDNFKMKSSDDKVNVKDDMMDNDCRSAIDWSIVFGFGIRANRYVGFEARFIWGLNNQYDDYNRWPVNNLSTKAVSVGATFYAF, from the coding sequence ATGAATCTGAAGTACACTGGAATTTTGACTGCTTTTGCAGTTTCTGCCGTGATGGCTCAGAATACGGCACCTGCTGAAACTGCCGCTCCTGCACCGGCCCCAGTCGCCGAAGTCGCTCCTGTTCAGGCTGAACCGATTGTTGAACAAGCTTCCGCCCAGACTGAAGACAAGTTTACTCAAGCCGAAAAAGAGCTTGCTCCCGAAAATCTCTTTTCGGAACCTACCGCAGTTCGCGGTGCCGACGCTGCAAAGCCCGTCCAGAAAAAGACTACCAAGAAATTCGTTTATCGCCCGGTCTATTCTCCGGCAGAAATTGAACCTAGCCGTGGCAAAGTAAAGACAATTTACGTTTCCGAAGTTGCCAGCGCCGATACGATTGATATGGATCAGCTCCGCGGTCGCATTCCGCTTAAGTTTACGTTTGGTATCCAGGGTTTTGTCGGTAACGCTTTCCTTTCGGGCGATAACGGTCGTTATGAATATGACCGTTATTATGGCTTGACATGGAGTGCTGGTGCATTTGCCTTGTTCCCGTTGGATGAATACAATATGGCGTTCAAGACGGGAGTGTTGTTTGAACACGATAATGTCAGCAACAGCTATGTGGGTGAGGTTGATGACAAAGTGGGCGAATGGCGCATGTCGTTCAGTCGCAATCGCATTTCTTTGCCGCTCCTCCTTTCTTTGAAGAGCGCTAGGTCTAGCTTCTTCTTTGATGTCGGTGTGCAACCGTCTTTCGCTGTTTCGGACAATTTTAAAATGAAGTCTTCGGACGATAAAGTAAATGTCAAGGACGATATGATGGATAACGATTGCCGCTCTGCGATTGATTGGTCTATTGTATTTGGCTTTGGTATTCGCGCTAATCGTTATGTTGGTTTCGAAGCCCGCTTTATTTGGGGACTCAACAACCAGTATGACGACTATAACCGCTGGCCGGTCAATAATCTGTCAACTAAGGCAGTCTCTGTTGGTGCAACATTCTACGCATTTTAG